DNA sequence from the Candidatus Binatia bacterium genome:
ACAGCAGGTGCGCTGCTCTCGCCGAAACCCTCGACGTCGTTTGTCGCCTGATACAGCATGCGTTCCTTCACATCGTAAATCATGAGCTCCTGACTGAAATCCTCATTCCGCCCGGTCAAGTTACTGGTGGACACAAACGCTACCAGCGAACCGTCGCCCGATACGGCTGGTGTGTAACTCTCCCCTTCCCCTTCAGGATCTCGGCTCAGCGGCATGTTGCCCGAACGGTTGAACAGATAGACTTCGTTGCTGAAGTCCGGGTTGCGCGCGCGGAGATTGCTCGTGGTCTCAAAAGCGATCATCCGCCCCTTGAAGTCGATCGATGGCAACACGCTCGAACCATCGCCAAGCCGATCACGGGTCACTTGGTAAAAGCGCTTGCGTGTGCGGTCGTAGCGAAAGATCTCCTCGCTCCCATCTTCGTTGCGACCGGTGTAATTGGCGTCGGACGAAAATGCGATATACCGCCCGTCGCCGGAAATTACCGGATCATTGCCCCCCTCGGAGGTAATTCGCGTAAATTGATTTTCTTGCACATCGTAGACGAACACATTGTTCAGCGGTGTGGGGTTCAACCCAGCCACGTTGGCCGTGGAAGAAAACACAATCCAGCGCCCACTGGCGTCAACCGAGGCCCCACCAACGGAACGACCCGCAGGGGTGTTCGTCACCTGCACCACCTCCGCATTCACAAGGCCGACCGACGACAAGATTGCCCCAAGAAGGAGCCCTAACTGCCTGCTCAGCACGATTTGCCGCACGCCACCATTGTCGCTGCCGACGATCGGCTGTCAATCGAATAATTGACGTGCTGGATTGTCCGGCCGCCGTGTGGCATAAGCGGTTGCCGATGCTGAAAAAAGGCGATCGCGCTCCGGACTTCGAGGCTCCCACCGGCGATGGCAAGCACTTTCGCCTGCGCGACTATCTCGGCCGGCGCCACGTGGTTCTGTACTTCTTTCCACGCGATTTCACCCCGGGATGCACGAAAGAGGCCTGCTCCTTTCGTGACCATCGAGCCGAAGTTGCCAGGTTGGATGGCGAGATCGTGGGCGTGAGTTTGGATCCGGTGGAACGCCATGCAGCGTTCGCAGAGAAATACCGGCTGAGCTTTCCGCTCGTGAGCGACGTGGGGGCGCGGATTGCCCAAAAATATGGCGTTGCCCGGCTCGGTGGATGGCTACCCTCCAAACGGGTGACGTTCGTGATCGACAAGGATGGGGTGATTCAAGAAGTGATTCACAGCGAGTTCGGGATCGACATGCACATCGATCGTGCCCTAGCCACGCTGCGACGTCTGCAGGGGGAACCAGCGAGTTGAACGCATGTTTCGCGGCTCGCTGGCAATCCGGATCGCAGCGGCGGTCCCTAGCTGCCGAGCGCGCAACCTGTTGACTGCACACCGAACCGCGGAGCCCAGGCGCCAAGCTACCTCCAGTTCAGCCGTGAAGTTCAACCGGGGCTGACCAGGCGCGGAGATCCTCTCCACTAGCCGCCGCGCCACTTCCCTGCGGTTTGAATTTTGCCTGAAGCACTATCCTCGGATCCTTCGAGCTGCCACCGGACTTTTCACTCACTGTCGGTACGTCCGGTCACACCGAAACAGGCCTGAGCTCTTTTGCCATTCAGAGAACTTGCCTATATTCTTCCCCTGCGGTTGGTTGTTGGAGGTCGTTGTCGAGTGAGGCCAGCAGTGGCCTAACCGGGGAGGCAATGCCAGTGAAAGAACAGGTGCATCACGAAACTCCGGTCATCGATCTCGGTCGGGCCGTCGAAGAGCGGTACTTGGCGTATGCGCTCAGTGTCGTCACTTCGCGGGCACTTCCCGACGTACGTGACGGGCTTAAGCCCGTGCAGCGCCGCATTCTATACGCCATGTTCCAAAACCTCCGCCTCACCGCCGCGGCACGGCCGCGGAAGTCAGCAGCGGTCGTCGGAGAAGTGCTCGGCAAGTACCACCCCCACGGCGACCTGGCAGCGTACGAAGCCATGGTGCGCATGGCCCAGCCGTTCGCC
Encoded proteins:
- a CDS encoding peroxiredoxin produces the protein MLKKGDRAPDFEAPTGDGKHFRLRDYLGRRHVVLYFFPRDFTPGCTKEACSFRDHRAEVARLDGEIVGVSLDPVERHAAFAEKYRLSFPLVSDVGARIAQKYGVARLGGWLPSKRVTFVIDKDGVIQEVIHSEFGIDMHIDRALATLRRLQGEPAS